A segment of the Leptolyngbya sp. NIES-3755 genome:
GGCGCGACCGTGATTGTGTATCGAACGGATATTTTTCGCGATCGTAATCTCACTCCCCCAAAAGATTGGGCGGATCTGTGGCGGGAAGATCTACGCGGCAGAATTGCGCTACTCGATCAGCCTAGAGAAATTATTGGGCTAACGCTGAAAAAGCTGGGTCAATCTTACAATACGCCTGATTTAACCAAGGTTCCGAATTTGGAATCTGAACTATCTGCACTGAATCGTCAAACAAAATTCTATAGTTCCGATTCTGCACTGCAATCCCTCTTGATTGATGATGTTTGGATTGCGGTCGCTTGGTCTACCGATGTGTTGCAAGCGATGAAGCGAAATCCATCGATCACGGGCGTATTCCCCAGTTCTGGAACGGCTCTATTTACAGATCTTTGGGTGCGTCCAGCAGGGGTAATTCTGAATCCAGATAAAGCAGTCCAGTCTTTAGCGGAACAGTGGATTAATTTCTGTTGGCAACCCTCGATCGCGCCTCAATTGTCACTCTTCAGTCAAGCCGCATCGCCGATCTTACAAACCTTAGATCCAGCTACATTTCCAGAGCAGCTTAGACAGAATCCGCTTTTAGTTCCGCCATCAGAAGTCCTCGATCGCTCTGAATTTCTCGAACCGATTCGCGATCAAACGATCGAACAATATCGATCGCTCTGGGCTAAAGTCCGAGGCTCGGTCTAGTCGGAGACCAGAAATTCGTTTTCGCTAAGACATCAAATGCAGTGCAAGCGATCGGCTCTTGTTGACTCTGCTTTTGTCCTACGTTAGCGCTGAATTCGCAGGTATAGGTGGCTAACATTTCGCCTTGTGGATTAAACACCCGCAAATTGTAGCCATAATCACTCGTAGCTTTACCAAATCGTCTGATAAATTCAAATCGTTCAAAATAATCCAATCCGCTCCAAAGCTGAGCATTCACCACCAGATCCACTCGACTCGGCTCAGTGGCTCCATTACATGCCAACCATCCACTAATCAAGCGCCGTCCAAATTTATCTTGTGCGGCAATTTGATCCCGAACAAACCACAGACTGGGCTGCGTTAATCCTGATTGATCGATCGTCCTATTCGTCACGCCTT
Coding sequences within it:
- a CDS encoding hypothetical protein (hypothetical protein MC7420_6059;~similar to AA sequence:cyanobase_aa:LBDG_52650), whose product is MDRRRFLFGIAALSTTLSGCNNPNQSALRIRSLKNSIPVQLPNEFRKQLTEFKDTRIDIKPEEQLRTLFANLQTWKQRMGKAVPDRNPILPFLAEQPEAIPDLVTMGDYWLPVAIRQQLIKPLDANAWKLWNQLPDRWKQVVTRDGQGNLLRAKDRNNVPIVPTQVWGAPYRWGATVIVYRTDIFRDRNLTPPKDWADLWREDLRGRIALLDQPREIIGLTLKKLGQSYNTPDLTKVPNLESELSALNRQTKFYSSDSALQSLLIDDVWIAVAWSTDVLQAMKRNPSITGVFPSSGTALFTDLWVRPAGVILNPDKAVQSLAEQWINFCWQPSIAPQLSLFSQAASPILQTLDPATFPEQLRQNPLLVPPSEVLDRSEFLEPIRDQTIEQYRSLWAKVRGSV
- a CDS encoding hypothetical protein (hypothetical protein LYNGBM3L_15920;~similar to AA sequence:cyanobase_aa:LBDG_52660); the protein is MIQVLHHFARASLIVGLMSQSVLANSALQASTTPFQPEMFQKGMCNETTEGVTNRTIDQSGLTQPSLWFVRDQIAAQDKFGRRLISGWLACNGATEPSRVDLVVNAQLWSGLDYFERFEFIRRFGKATSDYGYNLRVFNPQGEMLATYTCEFSANVGQKQSQQEPIACTAFDVLAKTNFWSPTRPSLGL